Genomic DNA from Candidatus Eisenbacteria bacterium:
CGATGACCAAGACGAAGAGCCATTCCGCAAAGAGACGCGATCAGGAGAGAGGACGTCGTTTCTCCAAGAGACATCCCAGGACGGCGGAGCTCTTGAGGGACGCGCTCTGCTTCGGCACGATTGCCGCGGCGACGCTACTCGTCTACCACAGGGCGACGCACTATTTCTTCGCACAGGATGACTTCACGAGCCTCTGGATTGCCGGAGAGGCGCCGAAGACCTTCTGGAGAATTCTCTCAAGCTTCGTCTACTTCCGCGCCGCAGGCTCGCTATTCGGCCTCAATCCAGTCGCCTTTCACGTGGCCTCTCTCTTGCTGCACATGGCAAACGGTGCTCTCGTCTTTCTTCTCGCCAGAGCGTTCTCCGCCGGCAGAATGGCCTCGCTGGTGGCGGCAATACTGTTCGTCGTGCACCCGGCGCTCTATTTTCCGATCTATGCAATCTCGTCGATAGGAGAGATTCTCAGTTGCCTCTTTGTCTTGTCGGCATCGCTCTACCTGCTGAGGGCCAGGAAACCCGAGGCCCCGGCCGCGATTCCCATTGTTTGCATTCTTTTTGCCGCCTCGCTACTTTCAAAGGAAACGACCATCGCCTTTCCTGTGCTTGCCATCTTCATTTTTGCCGCGAGGGGGGTAAGAATCAGGAGGGCGCTCCCTGTTCTCCTGGCCCTGGCACTGGTGGCCGTGGTCTACGGAGCCCTATTCTACTTCGCCGACGTCTTCGGGATAAAGCAAGTCGTCTCCAACGCCTTCGGGACGAAGGAAGCCCCTTCGCCGGGAGGGGCAGCGTATGCAACATCCCTGGGACCTGAGTTGCTCACCTGCCTTCAGACGTACTTCAAGTGGACCTTCAACGTTTTTGAGGGGTGGCGCCACTTTCAATTCAACGTTCTCGACAAACGCGCGCTTGTTTGGCTACTTCTCGGCGTCGTCTTGTTCCTGCTCCTGCTTGGTCGGCGCGGCGCACACAGAGTGAAAAGTGCGTACGGCGTATCCTGGTTCCTTCTCATGCTGCTTCCCGTGATCCCCCTCACGAACCACCCCTATCACTACTACCTTTACGTCCCTCTCGCCGGTCTGTGTCCGGCAGTCGGGGTAGTGCTTGCCCGGTGGCTCAGGAAGAGTTCAGGCGAGACTCTTGCCTCGGTGTGCATAATTGTGTTTTTCGTCGTGAATTCCGCGCTCTTGATGTCAAAGACCGAAAGCGCCACCGTCTCGAACAGCGACAGGAGAAAGGATTCCGTCTTCGACCGGGCAATTGTGGCAGGGAATCTCATCGGCGACCTGCGAGACGTCGAACTCTCCCGGGGAACGAAGCTCGTTCTGATAAGTCCCCTCAGGGAGATAACGAAGGGAAGAATGGCGGAGAATCGCTGGCTTGTCATGGGAGGTTCCTACTGGGACACGAACTTGCGTTCTGCCGTGGCCGAGGGACTTGGTGTGAGGCTATTCTTTCCCCAGGTGGACACCGTGGCCTTCGCAGAGGAGCTGACCCCCGAGTACAACGGGTTTCTCGCCTTTGGCTACTTGTGGAACGGTCACTTGAGGCCTCTCTCGCCCCAAGAGACATCCCCTCGGCCAGGCCCTTAGAGAGAGGACACCCGGTCGAGAGCTATCCTCTCTTGTCTTGACGGAAGCCTCTAGGCCGTCTTGCCGCGCTCCCTCATCGCTATCCAAAAAAGAGCAGCCATCGAGCCCGCGAACAGAATCAGTGAGAGCAGATTACTATCGATGAGCGTCCTCGGGAGCTTCAATTTGAGGAATATCAGGAGAGCCACAATCACGCCCGTTATGGACTCGCCCGCGATCAACCCGGAGCTGAAGAGAACGCCGTTGTGAAGTGCCCGCTTCTGCTCGCCCTCTCCCCTCTTTCTCAGCAGCCTAAACACAACGAGATTCAGAAGGCCGCCGAAGAGGATCGGTACGGAAAGGCTGAAGGGAAGGTAGATGCCCACCGCCACCGGCATCACGTATGTTCTGAAGGGCGAGTTCGCCTTCTTGAGGAAGGCGTCAACGATCACCAGGAGGAGGCCGATGCCCGCGCCTATCGAGACCATCGTCCACGGGAGTGATTGGCCGCTGAACATGGTCTTCGTGATGCTGGCGAAGAGAGTCGCCTGAGGCGCGCGCAACGCAGGCACACCCTCTCTCACGGCGACGCCGATTCCGTGAGCCGAGTGAAGGACCGTCAGAATCGGAGCGATTATGAACGCGGGCAAGATGACACCTATGATTTCACCCACCTGCTGCTTCCACGGCGTGGCGCCCACCAAGTAGCCTGTCTTCAGATCCTGGGAGATGTCGCCGGCAGTGCACGTAGCGCAGCACACGACTCCGGCCACGCCCAACGCCCCCACAATACCGCCCGCCCCACGCATTCCCAAAAGGAGAAGCATTCCGGTTGCAAAGAGAACCGTGCATATCGCCATTCCGGAAACAGGATTGTTCGAGCTTCCGACCAGACCGACGATGTAGCTCGAAACGGCCACGAAGAAGAAGCCTGCAACAACCATGGCTATGCCCGCTACAACGGCGATACTCCCGCTGCCGGTCAACTGACCGTACAGAAAGAAGGTGGGGACAATGGCAGCGAGAGCTATGCTGACAAGTAGTTTGCTCTTCATGTCCTGTTCCGTGCGGAGGAGGAGCTCAGATGAACCCGAACCCGAGTAGCCCAGGACGGTGTGTCGGAGTCCGCTCATTATCCCATGCCTTACTTCGATGATCGATGTGATTCCACCCACAACCATGGCGCCAACGCCCATGTATCTTATCTGGCTCTCCCACAGACTATTCAGACCCTCGAGGAGATCTCCACCGCCTGTGCCTTGGTGAGCCACGAGAATTGGAATGCCTGCTACCCACGCAATGGCGCCGCCCAAGAAAACCAGCGCAGAGACATTCGGCCCGATTATGAAACCCACGCCTAGAAGGGCGACCGACATGTCGCAACCGGCGTAGAACGCTGTCTGACCCACACTCCAGGCGGCCTGCACGGTTCCCTTTATGACGGAATACGCCGAGACCAGGAACTTGAAGACGACGCTCAGACCTATCGCAGAGAAAACGTACAAGACCCCTGAGCCCTTCGTCTCTCCCACTTCCAGCACCTCGGCGCAGGCGACACCCTCGGGATAAGGAAGCCCGCTCCGCTCGACTATGAGAGGCCTTCGTAGCGGTATCATGAAGACCACGCCGAGAACGCCTCCGAACATCGCAATCAGCGTCACCGGCCAGAACTTGAAATTCGTCCACACACCCGCTATCACGAGGGCCGGAATGGTGAAGATCGCCCCCGCAGCCAGCGACTCCCCTGCCGAAGCGATGGTCTGCACCATGTTGTTTTCGAGAATCGTTCCCCTCTTCATTATTCCCTTGAGTATTCCCATGGAGATCACCGCAGCCGGGATACTCGCAGAAACAGTCATTCCAGCGTAGAGACCCAGATACACGTTTGCCGCCGTCATGATGAGGCCCAGTGCCAGGCCCAGCACCACGGCCTGAACTGTGAACTCGGGGATTCTCCTCTCTGCCGAAACGAAGGGACGAAACTGCTCCGTACTCATTCGGTCTCCTTTTTAGTCGTGCGCGTCGTCCGCGGAAATTACCATCATGGACCCGTAGTGGTCAAGCAATAAACCGGGACACTACTTCACGACCAGTGCTACAATTTGGTTGAGAGGAAACACCACCATGGGAAGAAGTGACGGACCTGTTTTCCGCCGTCGAGGAGTCGCCGTTACGGAGCGTTAGAACGGTGCGCCTTCACCCCGGAAGGTCGCCGGTGCCCGGCGCATTCTCGTTTTGATAGCGGTCCAATTGCAACCTGCATCCCTGCGCGAAGTCCCTTTCCCCCATCCTGCTTCGTCCCCATCCCACAGTCTTCTCGCGCACACCGCCCCCAAAAAAAGGTTCCCCACCGTAATGCCGTGTGCCTGGTAAAGATAAACTGCATCTTCAGATTCTGGGGGATCAGCCCTCCACCGGGACAAGCACGGGCACAGCAGGGAACCCAATTGCTCTCGTTTTTCTATAGATAGTTAAGAGCAATTGGCATGCCACGACGCGGTGAAGCGTCGAGCGAAACTGGCCCTCCGGTGGCTTCTTGGCAACGATCCTAATCTCTTGACATTC
This window encodes:
- a CDS encoding oligopeptide transporter, OPT family; the protein is MSTEQFRPFVSAERRIPEFTVQAVVLGLALGLIMTAANVYLGLYAGMTVSASIPAAVISMGILKGIMKRGTILENNMVQTIASAGESLAAGAIFTIPALVIAGVWTNFKFWPVTLIAMFGGVLGVVFMIPLRRPLIVERSGLPYPEGVACAEVLEVGETKGSGVLYVFSAIGLSVVFKFLVSAYSVIKGTVQAAWSVGQTAFYAGCDMSVALLGVGFIIGPNVSALVFLGGAIAWVAGIPILVAHQGTGGGDLLEGLNSLWESQIRYMGVGAMVVGGITSIIEVRHGIMSGLRHTVLGYSGSGSSELLLRTEQDMKSKLLVSIALAAIVPTFFLYGQLTGSGSIAVVAGIAMVVAGFFFVAVSSYIVGLVGSSNNPVSGMAICTVLFATGMLLLLGMRGAGGIVGALGVAGVVCCATCTAGDISQDLKTGYLVGATPWKQQVGEIIGVILPAFIIAPILTVLHSAHGIGVAVREGVPALRAPQATLFASITKTMFSGQSLPWTMVSIGAGIGLLLVIVDAFLKKANSPFRTYVMPVAVGIYLPFSLSVPILFGGLLNLVVFRLLRKRGEGEQKRALHNGVLFSSGLIAGESITGVIVALLIFLKLKLPRTLIDSNLLSLILFAGSMAALFWIAMRERGKTA
- a CDS encoding glycosyltransferase family 39 protein, which gives rise to MTKTKSHSAKRRDQERGRRFSKRHPRTAELLRDALCFGTIAAATLLVYHRATHYFFAQDDFTSLWIAGEAPKTFWRILSSFVYFRAAGSLFGLNPVAFHVASLLLHMANGALVFLLARAFSAGRMASLVAAILFVVHPALYFPIYAISSIGEILSCLFVLSASLYLLRARKPEAPAAIPIVCILFAASLLSKETTIAFPVLAIFIFAARGVRIRRALPVLLALALVAVVYGALFYFADVFGIKQVVSNAFGTKEAPSPGGAAYATSLGPELLTCLQTYFKWTFNVFEGWRHFQFNVLDKRALVWLLLGVVLFLLLLGRRGAHRVKSAYGVSWFLLMLLPVIPLTNHPYHYYLYVPLAGLCPAVGVVLARWLRKSSGETLASVCIIVFFVVNSALLMSKTESATVSNSDRRKDSVFDRAIVAGNLIGDLRDVELSRGTKLVLISPLREITKGRMAENRWLVMGGSYWDTNLRSAVAEGLGVRLFFPQVDTVAFAEELTPEYNGFLAFGYLWNGHLRPLSPQETSPRPGP